In Acidimicrobiia bacterium, one DNA window encodes the following:
- a CDS encoding VOC family protein, producing MTAFVFNVTFDCADPRTLSAFWTAVTGYEPTEVRDDFVHLLFFKVPEPKTVKNRMHVDLATRDVEAEIARLVALGASEIDRRDGNGTRWVVMNDPEGNEFCIG from the coding sequence GTGACCGCCTTCGTGTTCAACGTCACGTTCGACTGTGCCGATCCGCGGACGCTGTCGGCGTTCTGGACCGCCGTCACCGGCTACGAGCCCACGGAGGTGCGCGACGACTTCGTGCACCTGCTCTTCTTCAAGGTGCCCGAGCCGAAGACGGTGAAGAACCGAATGCACGTCGATCTCGCGACCCGCGACGTGGAAGCGGAGATCGCGCGCCTTGTTGCACTCGGCGCGAGCGAGATCGACCGGCGTGATGGCAACGGCACCCGGTGGGTCGTGATGAACGATCCGGAGGGCAACGAGTTCTGCATTGGTTGA